From Bacillus sp. Bos-x628, the proteins below share one genomic window:
- a CDS encoding proline--tRNA ligase, whose amino-acid sequence MRQSLTLIPTLREVPADAEAKSHQLLLRAGFIRQNTSGIYHYLPLAHKVIQHIQAIVRKEMEKIGAAELLMPVLQQAEMWQESGRWHTYGPELMRMKDRHGREFALGPTHEEVITSLVRSEVKSYKKLPLTLYQIQSKFRDEQRPRFGLLRGREFIMKDAYSFHATSESLDETYDKMFTAYANIFSKVGLNFRPVIADSGAMGGKDTHEFMALSEVGEDTIAYSDTSSYAANIEMAEAVFKGEEANPADFKELKKVHTPNVKTIQEVSAFLEVEPSACIKSVLFKADEAYVLVLTRGDHEVNDVKLKNVVGAQLVELASREEVLEVIGTEPGFIGPVQLDAKVDIYADLAVKGITNAVAGANEADYHYVNVNPARDVAIKEYADLRFIQEGDVSPDGEGIIQFAKGIEVGQVFKLGTRYSESMDATFLDENGRTQPMLMGCYGIGISRTLSAIVEQHHDDKGIIWPKAVAPYDLHLLALNMKNDAQKELAETLYERLEEEGFDVLFDDRTERAGVKFADSDLIGLPIRISCGKRSEEGVVEVKFRKSGETHEVSVDELISFIRHA is encoded by the coding sequence ATGAGACAATCCCTGACTTTAATTCCAACTCTTCGAGAGGTGCCAGCAGATGCAGAGGCGAAAAGTCATCAGCTCTTATTAAGAGCTGGATTCATCAGGCAAAATACAAGCGGAATCTATCATTATTTGCCACTCGCTCATAAAGTGATTCAGCATATTCAAGCTATCGTTCGCAAAGAAATGGAAAAGATAGGAGCAGCAGAACTGTTAATGCCAGTTCTGCAACAGGCTGAAATGTGGCAAGAGTCAGGAAGATGGCATACATACGGTCCAGAACTCATGCGTATGAAAGATCGTCATGGTCGTGAATTTGCACTCGGTCCGACACACGAAGAAGTAATCACATCACTTGTACGTAGTGAAGTGAAATCGTATAAGAAGCTACCTTTGACACTTTACCAAATTCAATCAAAATTCCGCGATGAACAAAGACCACGCTTTGGCTTATTACGTGGACGTGAATTCATTATGAAGGATGCTTACTCATTTCATGCAACATCAGAAAGCCTTGATGAAACATACGATAAAATGTTTACAGCTTACGCCAATATTTTCTCAAAAGTTGGTCTTAATTTTAGACCGGTTATTGCAGATTCTGGTGCAATGGGAGGAAAAGACACACATGAATTTATGGCGCTTTCAGAAGTAGGAGAAGATACGATCGCTTATTCCGACACTTCATCATATGCAGCCAATATAGAAATGGCAGAAGCTGTATTTAAAGGAGAAGAAGCAAATCCTGCGGACTTTAAAGAGCTTAAGAAAGTACACACGCCAAACGTGAAGACGATTCAAGAAGTATCTGCTTTCCTAGAAGTAGAACCTTCCGCATGTATCAAATCTGTATTATTTAAAGCAGACGAAGCGTATGTTCTTGTACTGACAAGAGGCGATCATGAAGTCAATGATGTGAAATTGAAGAATGTAGTTGGCGCACAGCTTGTAGAGCTTGCTTCACGTGAAGAAGTGCTTGAAGTTATTGGAACAGAACCTGGTTTTATTGGACCTGTTCAGCTAGATGCGAAGGTTGATATTTATGCTGATTTAGCTGTAAAAGGCATAACAAATGCAGTAGCAGGTGCAAACGAAGCAGATTATCATTATGTAAATGTAAATCCTGCTCGTGATGTGGCAATAAAAGAATATGCAGATCTTCGCTTTATTCAAGAAGGAGATGTATCTCCAGATGGTGAAGGCATCATTCAATTTGCAAAAGGAATTGAAGTAGGACAAGTCTTTAAACTAGGAACACGCTATTCTGAGTCAATGGATGCGACTTTTCTTGATGAGAATGGCAGAACGCAGCCAATGCTGATGGGCTGCTATGGTATTGGTATTTCCAGAACACTTTCTGCCATCGTCGAACAGCATCATGATGATAAAGGGATTATTTGGCCAAAAGCAGTTGCTCCTTATGACCTTCATCTGCTGGCGTTAAATATGAAAAATGATGCACAAAAAGAACTTGCTGAAACATTATACGAGCGCTTAGAAGAGGAAGGCTTTGATGTGCTATTCGATGATCGCACGGAGCGCGCAGGCGTTAAATTTGCAGACAGTGATTTAATTGGATTACCAATTCGCATTAGTTGCGGAAAACGTTCAGAAGAAGGCGTTGTGGAAGTGAAATTTAGAAAATCAGGTGAAACACATGAAGTATCAGTTGATGAGCTGATTTCATTTATTCGTCACGCATAG